From the Candidatus Binataceae bacterium genome, the window TCGGCCCCTGGGCCCTGTCCCGCGGCCGGCACTTCGCGCTTAGCCGGAACTGAAGTCAAGATCTCAATGACGATGGGCACGCGGAGCATCATCTTCCTGAGCAGGTCCACTCCGCCATCTTTTTTCGGGATTCCGTTTCCCAGTTCCCTGAACAGCGTCGAGGCTATGTCGACCGAGTAGGGGTCGGACGGATATTGGTGCTAGGGCGGCGCGAGTCGAAGGCTCGCGCCGTTTTTTTTTGCACGGCTTGCGGTCTTTTCTTCTAGCGGTGCCGTTTGCGGAAAATAAGAGATGAATGAAGCATGTATTGAACAAAATAGATGGTTATAACTCTCAATGTCAGCTTGACAGGCCAAGAGTTCGCGACTAAAAATCTATTAGCTTATAATAAGCTAAATTGACTGAATGTAACTGGGGCAGGGGAGTTATAAATGAAACCAAAATTGCGCCTCACCAAGGGGCAAATGGCGGTCGTCATCACGATTGCCATGCCCGTGCTCATCGGCGCCATGGGCTTGGGCATGGACATGGCCGTGCTCTACTACAATTGGGTCCAACTGCAGAAGGCGGCCGACGCCGCCGCGCTCGCCGGCGCCGAGCAACTCACGGGTGACCCCACCACCACCGACAACAGCGCCGTCACCGCCTGCGCGCAGCTCTACGCCTGTCAGGACGGCGTCAGCGTACAGACCCAGGGCACTTGCCCGGGCAACACCGAGGTCTGCGCCGGGGGCACCGCTGACCCGATGACGATAACGCCGGCGGCCGACGAACGCTCGGTGACCGTCACGGTCAGGCGAACGGTGCCGTACTTTTTCTTCAAGCTTATCGGGATCAATGACGCGGGCGTCGCCGTACGCGCGACGGCGGGTATTCTGCCCACCACGGGAGTGTGTGGCGCGGCGCCCTTCGGCCTGCCGTGCAAGCTCAACTGCAATGGCTCTGCCGGTTGCTATGGATCGGGCACTCCCGGGGCGGGGGACCATACTTGTGGCGGGGCCTATAATTTCGGGACCCAACTCCAGTTCAAGGCTTCGAATAACTGCGTCTTGAACGGCTGTGTAATTACCGGCGTTCCTGGCAACTGGGACCCGCTTGCTATCGGGGGCAGTGGCGCCTCGGTTTACCGCTCGAACATCGGCTACGGCGAGACGCAGACGATACGGCCGGGCGATACCTTGCCGACCGAAACCGGCAACATCGTCGGCCCCACCGCGCAGGGCTTCACCGATCGCGGCTTGAATCTGACCGCGACGCCGGTGAGCGTCCCGACCTCGTTTTCGGCCAACGACCATCACATCATCGTGGTGCCGCTGGTCGATTACACGCAGGCCAAGGGCGGCAAGAGCAACGTGCCCGTGGTGGACTTCGTGACGCTCTACGTGCAGGCGCTGAGCGGCAACAACAATACCATCGTCGCCACCGTGATCCCGCCGGTCGCCTGGTGCGGCGCGCCGGTCGGGACAACGCCGACAACTACGCTCGGGGCCCCGTTCAAAGCCATTCTGTGCCCGGACAGCGGATGCCCGACGCTGCCGGGCTCCGAGTGGCCGGCGACCTGAATTTCGAGGGCGGGTCAGGAGGAAAGGCGCGCGGCGTGGCTGCCGCGCGCCTTTTTGTTTGCGGCGAATCTAGGCGATCGGCCACTTACACGCGAACACTTAACTAAGATTGCGCAACCGCTCGCAATGACACGAGGTTGCGTGCGTGCTACGGCTGAGTTGCGTACGCGCCTATGTTACGGCTCGGATCACCGAGAAGAGTCATTGATTTTCTTCGAAAATGTTTCCGGCACATAACCTGCTATTGCTCCAATTAGACTGAATGAGCCGTAAATGACTCTCTCCACGTCCCAAGCCTCCTCTCGTCTCTCCCCTGTCCCAGCGCTGAGGACGGGCCGATTCCCCCACCCCCGTCGGCTCGTCTCGCCCGGCGGTGCCAAACTCACGTGGTTTGTGAGCTCACGCACCGCCGGGCAGCGCCCCTCCTGAGCCGCCGTTGCGCATGCGCAACGGGCGGAGCCCTTACGCCCTTGTTGGCCGCCTTGGTCAAAGGGCGTCGCAGTTGATTTATCGGCAATTTTCTTCGGTACGTTACGTGCTTGCCTACCTACCCCGTCGGAGACTGGAAAATAACGGAGGGGAGGGGCTGTGAGGAGGGCACGGCGCGACGGCTGGACGAAGCGGACAGTGGTGCTCACACTGGTGCTGGCCGCGCTGGTAGGGACAGTTGCGCTCGCCACTGACGTCGGCCTGCTCTATCTGCATTGGGCGCGGCTGCAAAGGGGCGTCGATTCAGCGGCGCTTGCGGGCGCCGGTTATCTGCCAGCGGATCCCGGGCGCGCCCGGCAGACCGCGATTGTTTACGCCGAAGCCAACGGTATCCGAGACTCGGAGCTGGCCGGCGCACCCGTGATCGCGCCTGACGGCTCGACCATCACCGTTACGGCCCGCATAGGCGGCGTTCGGGGGGTTTTGCGCGCTGTGGGCTTGTACGCCGGCAGTGCAGCGGCGTCGGCGACGGCCGAAGCCCCATACGCGCCGAGTGTCGTGGGCGACGGCAACGGCAGCCGCGGCAACCCCTCGCGCGCGTCTCAAAGCGCCTGCAGCGCGATTGGCCGGTGCGACCTGCTTCCAATCGCGCTCGACTACCGCACGCCCTTTAAACAGAATCAGGTCGTTGCGCTGGGCCATCAGGGCTCGCGTGCCGACGGATGGGACCTTCTGGGCATGGACGGCGCGGCGTCTAACGCGCGCGCGGGCGTCGCCAACGGTTACCCAGGTCCGCTCAGAATCGGCGACCAGCTACCTTCGGCGCCCGACGGCGTGGCTGACGATGCAATCCGTGGACTCCGCGTGCGAGTCGCCGCCGGTCAGCGGAGATTCCCCAAAGCGACTTATCTGAGCCACGACCCAATCGACCCCCGCGCCGTAATCGTGCCGATGGTCGAATGGGACAACACAACGCATCAAGCCCGGGTCAAGGCGTTCGCCGCGCTGTGGGTCGATGGGGTCGAAGGGGCCACGGTCGAGGCCCATTTCATCGATCAGGTCGCCCACGACAGTCCGCCCGACCCGAGTGCACCATTCCGCGGCGCCCGAGGCAGACCGATTCTAGTCCGCTAGCCCCGGTCTGTCCTCCCCGGCGGTGCCAGCTTGCGAACGCGCCAGCGCAACTGCACCGCCGGGTCGGCGCGTTTTGCGCAATTCGGTCAGCGCGGCCGCACACCGGGATTCGCGCAGTGTCGCGGCAGTCGTCCGGCGAAGACGTCGAACAGATTATCGACCGCGGTCTCGGCCATCTTGAGCCGCGTGGCATGGCTGGCGCTGCCGATGTGCGGAGTGATTATCACGTTCGGCATCCTGAGCAGCGGATCGTCGCGCCGGATCGGTTCCGGGTCGGTCACGTCGAGTGCGGCGGCGGCCAGCCGTCCGCTGCGCAGGGCGAGCGCGAGCGCGGCTTGATCGACGACCGGTCCGCGCGCGGTGTTGACGAGGATCGCGCCGTGCTTCATCGCAGACAGTTCGTGCGCGCCGATCATGTGACGTGTCGCGGAAGTCAGCGGGACATGGAGCGAAACAAAATCCGATTCGGCGAGCAGCCGCGCGAGCGGGACGGCTTTGGGCCGGAGCTTCTCGCCTGCGCGGGGGCGTCGCGTGCGTGAGGTGGCCGGCCGGCTCAACGATAAGCCGTCATCCACAGCCTCCCGATGATGCGGGCGGGGGACGTACAGCACGCGCATTCCGAAACCCGCCGCCCGCCGCGCCATCGCCTGTCCGATCGCGCCAAACCCGATGATCCCCAACGTCGCGCCATGAATGTCGCGCCCGAGCATCACCTTGGGCCCCCATGTGCGCCAGCGCCCGGCACGCACGTAACGGTCACCCTCGACGACCCGCCGCGCCGCCGCCATCAGCAGCGCAAAGGCGAGGTCGGCGGTGGTCTCGGTCAGGATGCCGGGGGTATGGCCGACCGGGATGCCGGCGCGAGTGGCTGCGGTGAGATCAATATTGTCCACGCCCACGGCGAAGTTGCTGATCGCGCGCAGGCGCGGCAGAGCCTCGATCGCGGCGGCGTCGAAGCGGTCGGTGACCATGCTGAGCACGGCGTCGGCCTGCCGGGCGCGGGCAAGCAGCTCGGCGCGCGGCGGCGGCATCTCGGCGTCCCACAGATCGACCCGCGCCGTCGCCGCCAGCCGTCGTAGCGCGGCTTCCGCGATCGGCCGGGTCACGAAGACGCGCGGAGTGTCGCCTCGCGAGCGCGGCGTCGAGCCGCGTCTGGGCATCGCCGGGTTTCGCTGCATAGGCCAAAGACGCGCGCTTCACGCTACATGGGCGCGGCGCTTCAATTCAAATCGTTGGGCGGCTTTGCTATACGCGATGCCTGTGGATACCAGCAAAGCCGATCGGCTGGTCGCAGAGATGGCTGCCGCCGGGCGCAGCGCACTCTCGGAAGTCGAGTCCAAGGAAGTCCTGGCGGCGCTCGGCGTGCCGGTTGCCGCCTCCGCAGTGGCGCGCAGCGCTGACGAGGCGGCCGAACTCGCCGCGCGCTGCGGCTTCCCCGCCGTGCTCAAGGTGCTGTCGCCCGACGCCGCCCACAAGAGCGAGGTCGCCGGTGTGGCGCTCGGGCTCCGATCGGCCGACGAGGTGAAGGCGGCGTTCGCGCGGATCCGGCAGAACCTCGCTGCCGCGCGTCCCGACGCGCGCTTCGACGGGGTCAGCGTGCAGGCGATGGCGCCGGCGGGAGTGGAGTTGATCGTCGGGGTAACGCGCGACGAGCGCTACGGGCCACTGGTTGTCGCAGGGCTGGGCGGCGTGTTCGTCGAGGTCCTGAAGGACACGGCGCTGAGGCTCGCGCCGGTCAGCGCGGCCGGCGCGCGCGCGATGCTCGACGAGCTGCGCGCCGCGGCGCTGCTCAGGGGCGCGCGCGGAGGCGCGCCGGTCGATCTGGGCGCGCTCGCGGAGCTGATCGCGAGCGTATCCGAGTTTGCCGCGCGGGCGGCTGAAGTACGCGAGATGGACCTCAATCCGGTCGCCGCCTATGCCGATGGTCTGCGCGTGCTCGACGCGCGCATCCTGCTCGACGCCGGCGCGGCAAAGCCCGCGGCGCCCGCCGATCCGCGCCACGCCCGCCGGGTCGAAAACCTGCGCCGCGCCTTCGACGCGCGCGCGGTGGCGGTGATCGGCGACAAGCGGGTCGGCGGCTACCTGTGGCTGCGCGCGATGGCGCGCTTCTCACGCAAGCTTTATTCGATCCAGATCGACCCTAGCGAAATTCCCGGGATCGAGGCGATGGGCGTCGCCAACTACAAGAGCTTGGCCGAGCTGCCTGAGCCGGTCGACTACGCCGTCAGCGCCGTGCCGCGCCAGGTCGCGCCGCGCATCCTCAGGGACTGTGTCGCCGCGGGCGTCGCCGGCATCGGCTTCTTCACCTCGGGCTTCTCCGAGACCGGCGAGGAGCTGGGCGTGAAGCTCGAGCGCGAGCTGCGCGCGACGGCCGCCGAGTCGGACATCGCGCTGGTCGGCCCCAACTGCATGGGCTTATATAACCCGGCGATCGGACTGTGCAATTTTCCCGACCAGGAGGTCGGCACCCAGGGCGACGTCTGCTTCATCTCGCAGAGCGGCACCCACTGCATAAATTTCTGCTCGCAGGCGCCCACCCGCGGCATCCGTATCAACAAGGCCGCCTCGATCGGCAACGTGCTGATGCTTGAGGCGGCGGACTTCATCGATCTGATGGCGGACGACCCGGCGACGCGCGCGCTCGGAATGTACATCGAGGGCGTGCGTGACGGACGGCGCTTCTTCGAGAGCCTGCGCCGCGCGGCCGCGCGCGTGCCGGTCGTGGTATGGAAGGGTGGGATGACCGAGGCCGGTGCGCGCGCGACCTTCTCGCATACCGGCTCGCTGGCGACGCCGGCGGCGGTATGGCGCGCGCTGGTCGAGCAGGGCGGGGCGGTGTCAGTCGCAAGCCTCGACGAGATGCTCGACGCGATGGAGCTGTTCGCACGCGGGCGGCGCGTTGCGGGCCGCAGGATGGGGCTGGTCGCAATGACCGGTGGTCAGTCGGTGGTAATCACCGACACCTTCGCCGCCGTCGGGCTCGAAGTGCCGGCGCTTTCGGAAGCGTCGTATGCCGAGCTTAAAGGATTCTTCAACACCATCGGCGGCAGCTACCGCAATCCGCTCGACGCCGGCGGCACGATCGGGATGGGGCACCATCAGGGCAACCTCGACCGCATCCTCGACATCCTCGATCGCGATCCCGTGATTGACGCGACCGTGCTCGAGATCGGCACCGGCCTGCGCGCGGCGCGCTGGGCCGCCCATGAAGACGAACTGACCGCGCTGCTCGACAAGCTGGCAGAGTTCAACGCGCGCTCGCGCAAGGCCTTCGCCGTAATCCTCCATCCGGCCCACGTCGCGACGATCGTGGTGCGAGCCAAGGAACTGGCGCGCTCACGCGGCCTGGTGGTGTTCGACAGCTTCGAGCGCGCCGCCGCCGCCTTCAGCGCTGCCGCCCACTACTGGGAGCGCCGCGCAAACGCCTGAGCGCGGCCGCTGCGGCGTCAGCGGTTGGGCGCGATCACGGCGAGCACGCCCGAGCCAGCGTCGCCGTCGAAGACCGCGAGCCGGTTGGCTTTGGGCGACCATCCGATGACGGCCGCACCGCGCAGCGGCCCGTGCGCGAGGACGAACGCTTTGCGGTCGAGCAGCGAGTAGCTGACGATTTCGCGCGCCGCTCCCTGCTGCGACGCCGTGTACATCTGCATCGCCACCTGCGCGAACGCCGGCGTGTAAGCCATCGTGCTCGCCATCAGCATCCGTGGCGTCGTCGGCAAGCCAAGCGACTCGATATGGACCTCGGGCTCGGTGGGCTCGAAGGTCGCCAACTGCGCGGTTACCACCCGGTTGGGCGCGGCCAGCGCCGACCTGAACGTCAGCTCGCGGTTGCCCAGGGCGACGATCGCGCCCGAGTTGAGATAGGCCGCAGCCCCCGAGGCGACGGCGATAAGTTCGCTGCGACCAGTGGCGAGGTCGTAGCGGAAGACGCCCGGACCAGTGAGGCTGGTCGCCGGCGCGGCGTAAAGAAAAGCCGCGCTGCCCGGCGCCCATCCCAGCACCCGCACCTGGCTTGCGATGCTGAGCGCGCGGCAGGCCTCGGTCTTGGTATCGAGGATCATCGGCGCAGCCTTCGAATCGCCCTCGCCGACGACGAAGCGCCGGTCGGGGCTGAAAGCCAGCGGCGAGAGCGCACAGTTGACCGCGACCCGCCTTGTTTTCACGGCGCCGGCGACGTCGATGTAGAAAAGACCGCCCGCGTTGGCCTGCGGCGGCGCGATGGGCGGCGGCGCCGGAGCTTCGGCCGCCAAGCCAACCGCCAGTTCGGTCCGCGCGACCCACTTCAGAGTTACTGCGTGGAAGGTGCCGTCGAAGGCTGCCACCGAGTTTTCGCCCGCAGTGCTCAGCAGGTAGCGCAGTACGATCTCGACCCGCCCCGGCTCGCCCTCGGCGACCGCCAGGGTCATACCGTCAGGGCTGACCGCGAGGCCAACGATCCGCCCGTTGCGTGCGCCTGGGCCGCCGTCGGCGGCTATGAGACGGACGCTCTTGTAGCCCTTGCCGCTGAAGCCGAGAACCTCGGTGCGGTCGTTGACCGAACCGACCAGGCCGATCTCGCTTCCGCCTTGCAGCCACAGCGGCGGCTCACCGGCGATCGGCATGAAGCCCGGCGGCGTCTTGACCAGGCCGCGCACGGTGATACCCGGCGTGATCTCCATCGTTGCCGTGTACTGCGGCGCGGTCGAAGCGGGCGTCTGGGTTTTGGATTTGCCGCCAAGGCCGAGCATCGAGCATCCTGCGAGGGCGCAGGCGAGCAGGTACGGGAGCGGGAAGGATCGGCGCATGGAAAAACGCTAGCTTTAGGGATGCACCCGCACACACATCAGGGGAGCGGATGATGAGGATAGCGATTCGTTTACTGCGGCGCGAGATCAGGGTCGCAATTACGGCCGGGGTGCTGGCGGCCCTTGGGGCGCTAGCGATCAGTCACGGCCTGCGCAGCGAGGGCGTGGCGCTGTGCGCGCTGGCGGCGGCGATGGCCGCCGGGTTTTACGTCTTCGTATGGCGGCCGGCGCGAATCCCGCGCGACGCGGTCCTGGTGTTCAAGCTTGCGGGCGCCTTGCACGAAGGGCCGCCGCGCTCACCGTTCGATCAGCTCCGCGGACGTGCCGCGGCGTCGTTGTTCGAGGTCCGCCAGGCGCTCGAAGCGGCCGCACGCGATCCGCGCTTGCGCGCGGTGATCGTGCGGATCGCGGGTTTGGAGGCCGGACTTGCCACCGCCGACGAACTGCACACGCTGCTACGCGCGCTCGGCCGCGCGGGCAAGCGCACGATCGCGCTGCTCGAGGGCGACAGCGTCGGCGTGCGTGAATACCTTGCTGCCTGCGGGGCGGGCGAGGTGATCGCCAATCCCAATGCGGTGCTGACGATGCTCGGGGCGGCGGCGGGCGGCGTGTTTCTGCGCGGCGCGCTCGACAAGCTTCAGATCGAGGCCCAGACCCTGCAATGGAAGGAGTACAAGGGGGCGGCCGAGGTGCTGACGCGCGATCGGATGTCCGCCGAGCTGCGCGAGAGCCTGGCCGCGATCGTCGCCGACTGGAAGGAGCTCCTCGTCTCCCGGATATCTGCGGCCCGCGCGCTCAATCCCGCGTGTGCCGCGCAGCTCGCCGGCGCCGGCTTCCTCAGCGTCCGCGCCGCGATCGGCGCCGGGCTTATCGACCGCGCCGACTATCTTGAAAGCCTGCGCACCGAGTTGGACCCCACCCGCAAGGAGCGGGTTTTCGTCGGACTCAACCGCTACCTGCGCCGCACGGCCTACCGGCGCCGCCCCGCCCGAGCGCGGCTGGCGCTGATTCACGGCGTCGGCCCGGTGATCGCCGGCGAAGCGCCGGCGGCGGGCGACTTCCTGAGCGCCGAGGCGGTCGTCGGCGAGTTCCGCCGCGCCGTGCGTGACAAAAGCGTGCGCGC encodes:
- the sppA gene encoding signal peptide peptidase SppA, whose protein sequence is MRIAIRLLRREIRVAITAGVLAALGALAISHGLRSEGVALCALAAAMAAGFYVFVWRPARIPRDAVLVFKLAGALHEGPPRSPFDQLRGRAAASLFEVRQALEAAARDPRLRAVIVRIAGLEAGLATADELHTLLRALGRAGKRTIALLEGDSVGVREYLAACGAGEVIANPNAVLTMLGAAAGGVFLRGALDKLQIEAQTLQWKEYKGAAEVLTRDRMSAELRESLAAIVADWKELLVSRISAARALNPACAAQLAGAGFLSVRAAIGAGLIDRADYLESLRTELDPTRKERVFVGLNRYLRRTAYRRRPARARLALIHGVGPVIAGEAPAAGDFLSAEAVVGEFRRAVRDKSVRAIVFRVNSPGGSALGSDLVWRALGEARERGKPVVVSMGDVAGSGGYYVAMGADRIVAGAGTVTGSIGVVYARFNLGRALAALGVTVEFVKSDESGDALSMARALSPAELAQLDAAIGELYANFTAKVAQGRGLDPARAEAMARGRVWSGTAALRGGLIDELGGLDRAIEIARERAGLKPGEEHDIALYAPRGIWAGLRTMATPTGVPWGTGVLAQALGMPQRWTPAMLRLLARGGALLFCPLF
- a CDS encoding Tad domain-containing protein — encoded protein: MRRARRDGWTKRTVVLTLVLAALVGTVALATDVGLLYLHWARLQRGVDSAALAGAGYLPADPGRARQTAIVYAEANGIRDSELAGAPVIAPDGSTITVTARIGGVRGVLRAVGLYAGSAAASATAEAPYAPSVVGDGNGSRGNPSRASQSACSAIGRCDLLPIALDYRTPFKQNQVVALGHQGSRADGWDLLGMDGAASNARAGVANGYPGPLRIGDQLPSAPDGVADDAIRGLRVRVAAGQRRFPKATYLSHDPIDPRAVIVPMVEWDNTTHQARVKAFAALWVDGVEGATVEAHFIDQVAHDSPPDPSAPFRGARGRPILVR
- a CDS encoding acetate--CoA ligase family protein is translated as MDTSKADRLVAEMAAAGRSALSEVESKEVLAALGVPVAASAVARSADEAAELAARCGFPAVLKVLSPDAAHKSEVAGVALGLRSADEVKAAFARIRQNLAAARPDARFDGVSVQAMAPAGVELIVGVTRDERYGPLVVAGLGGVFVEVLKDTALRLAPVSAAGARAMLDELRAAALLRGARGGAPVDLGALAELIASVSEFAARAAEVREMDLNPVAAYADGLRVLDARILLDAGAAKPAAPADPRHARRVENLRRAFDARAVAVIGDKRVGGYLWLRAMARFSRKLYSIQIDPSEIPGIEAMGVANYKSLAELPEPVDYAVSAVPRQVAPRILRDCVAAGVAGIGFFTSGFSETGEELGVKLERELRATAAESDIALVGPNCMGLYNPAIGLCNFPDQEVGTQGDVCFISQSGTHCINFCSQAPTRGIRINKAASIGNVLMLEAADFIDLMADDPATRALGMYIEGVRDGRRFFESLRRAAARVPVVVWKGGMTEAGARATFSHTGSLATPAAVWRALVEQGGAVSVASLDEMLDAMELFARGRRVAGRRMGLVAMTGGQSVVITDTFAAVGLEVPALSEASYAELKGFFNTIGGSYRNPLDAGGTIGMGHHQGNLDRILDILDRDPVIDATVLEIGTGLRAARWAAHEDELTALLDKLAEFNARSRKAFAVILHPAHVATIVVRAKELARSRGLVVFDSFERAAAAFSAAAHYWERRANA
- a CDS encoding D-glycerate dehydrogenase codes for the protein MPRRGSTPRSRGDTPRVFVTRPIAEAALRRLAATARVDLWDAEMPPPRAELLARARQADAVLSMVTDRFDAAAIEALPRLRAISNFAVGVDNIDLTAATRAGIPVGHTPGILTETTADLAFALLMAAARRVVEGDRYVRAGRWRTWGPKVMLGRDIHGATLGIIGFGAIGQAMARRAAGFGMRVLYVPRPHHREAVDDGLSLSRPATSRTRRPRAGEKLRPKAVPLARLLAESDFVSLHVPLTSATRHMIGAHELSAMKHGAILVNTARGPVVDQAALALALRSGRLAAAALDVTDPEPIRRDDPLLRMPNVIITPHIGSASHATRLKMAETAVDNLFDVFAGRLPRHCANPGVRPR
- a CDS encoding pilus assembly protein TadG-related protein, which codes for MKPKLRLTKGQMAVVITIAMPVLIGAMGLGMDMAVLYYNWVQLQKAADAAALAGAEQLTGDPTTTDNSAVTACAQLYACQDGVSVQTQGTCPGNTEVCAGGTADPMTITPAADERSVTVTVRRTVPYFFFKLIGINDAGVAVRATAGILPTTGVCGAAPFGLPCKLNCNGSAGCYGSGTPGAGDHTCGGAYNFGTQLQFKASNNCVLNGCVITGVPGNWDPLAIGGSGASVYRSNIGYGETQTIRPGDTLPTETGNIVGPTAQGFTDRGLNLTATPVSVPTSFSANDHHIIVVPLVDYTQAKGGKSNVPVVDFVTLYVQALSGNNNTIVATVIPPVAWCGAPVGTTPTTTLGAPFKAILCPDSGCPTLPGSEWPAT